A genomic region of Canis aureus isolate CA01 chromosome 16, VMU_Caureus_v.1.0, whole genome shotgun sequence contains the following coding sequences:
- the NSRP1 gene encoding nuclear speckle splicing regulatory protein 1 isoform X3 produces the protein MKQTKLEIQKALAEDSTVYEYDSIYDEMQKKREENNPKLLLGKDRKPKYIHNLLKAVEIRKKEQEKRMEKKIQREREMEKGEFDDKEAFVTSAYKKKLQERAEEEEREKRAAALEARLDVTKQKDLSGFYRHLLNQAVGEEEVPTCSFREARSEIKEEKSRGYSDELSSENRIIPREKCSLQTVVQVGENPDADSDFDANSEDDEMEENNKVNCRRKKITETSESDSKHQRHSPSSSEEREHGIKCHTKRSKSRVHEKREDQHQERQSRDHENYYTDRDYRKEKKDSHRHRDAGHRDSHWKRHEHEDKLRGRDQRERKDRDWKREKYSLREQERDRQRNEHDRHSEKGEEKEEKSKEKEEHMKARKERHENSDKYRDREQQEINVQSSGRNRDKKESSPNSRAKDRFFDRERSNKMRNTEKDKERNSEKPSSSETSLGAKHRLTEECQEMGKEQEKPHEVGNKFAKRSNEETVMSARDRYLARQMARVNAKTYIEKEDD, from the exons accAAACTAGAAATCCAGAAGGCCCTTGCAGAAGATTCCACTGTATATGAATATGACAGTATTTATGatgaaatgcagaaaaaaagagaggaaaataatcCTAAATTGCTTTTGGGAAAAGACCGAAAG CCCAAGTATATTCACAACTTACTAAAAGCAGTTGAGAtcagaaaaaaggaacaagaaaagagaatggaaaagaaaatacaaagagaacGAGAAATGGAGAAGGGAGAGTTTGATGATAAGGAGGCATTTGTGACATCTGCTTATAAGAAAAAACTGCAAGAGAGagctgaagaggaagaaagagagaaaagggctGCTGCACTAGAAG CACGTTTGGATGTAACCAAGCAGAAAGATCTCAGTGGATTTTATAGACACCTATTAAATCAAGCAGTTGGTGAAGAGGAAGTACCTACATGCAGCTTTCGTGAAGCCAG gtctgagataaaggaagagaaatcaagGGGTTATTCTGATGAATTAAGTTCAGAGAACAGAATAATACCACGTGAGAAATGCAGTCTCCAAACTGTTGTGCAAGTAGGGGAAAACCCAGATGCAGACAGTGACTTTGATGCTAATAGTGAGGAtgatgaaatggaagaaaataataaagtgaactgcagaaggaaaaaaatcacagagactTCTGAGAGTGACTCCAAGCATCAGAGGCACTCCCCATCTTCTAGTGAAGAAAGAGAGCATGGTATCAAATGCCATACAAAAAGGTCCAAGTCAAGAGTTCATGAGAAAAGGGAAGATCAGCACCAAGAGAGACAATCCAGGGATCATGAGAACTATTACACTGACCGTGATtaccgaaaagaaaagaaggattcCCATAGGCACAGAGATGCTGGTCATAGAGATTCCCACTGGAAGAGGCATGAACACGAAGATAAACTGAGGGGAAGagaccaaagagaaagaaaagacagagattggaaAAGGGAGAAATACTCCCtaagagaacaagaaagagatAGACAACGAAATGAACATGACCGACACagtgagaaaggagaagagaaggaagagaaaagcaaagaaaaggaagagcatatgaaagcaaggaaagaaagacatgaaaacaGTGATAAGTACAGAGATCGAGAacaacaagaaataaatgttcaatCTTCAGGAAGAAACcgagacaaaaaagaaagcagcCCAAATTCTAGGGCAAAGGATAGGTTTTTTGACCGGGAAAGAtccaataaaatgagaaatacggaaaaggacaaagaaagaaactcagaGAAACCCTCCAGTTCTGAAACATCACTGGGAGCAAAACACAGACTCACAGAGGAATGTCAAGAGATGGGCAAAGAACAAGAGAAACCACATGAGGTGGGGAACAAGTTTGCAAAGCGAAGCAATGAAGAAACTGTAATGTCAGCTAGAGACAGATACCTGGCCAGACAAATGGCACGGGTTAATGCAAAGAcatatattgaaaaagaagatgaTTGA